The nucleotide sequence GCATAAAATTTACAGACGAATCTCTGTGTAAGAACAGTTTTACAATGTGAGTGATTGGTGTTGGTCGAAAATGTATCGAACCTGCTCTTCAGCACTCAACAGCACGTTCTTCACAATCCAACCTTGTTCTTGCATTTGTTTATACAGTTCGGTAAAGTCATCTCGTGCAGCTAACTTGCTCTCTCCTACGAGTAAAGACCAATCTTGCAGCGTCAAGTCGTCCCTTCTCTTCAATCTATTGGTTACAAAGGCTTTACGTATGTAACATGTCTGAAACAAAACAACCAGAATGTTTTTATCAGTTGAAACTATCATGAACTCTGATGATATTAAGTTGAATCCTTTACCTGTAACAAACTCGTGATAACCTCTACACTGTTGGCTGCTTCACGCAGACAGATAACGATCCCCGGCTAGATATTTTACCAAGTAGTTAAAGATCAAACCAGAGAATCATGAGggatataatataataagaactCACCCTTGGTCTTCTTCTAAAAACTTGAGGGGAAAGCTCCAAAGTTATGAAGTAACCATCATCATTGCAAAGTGATTGCATCGCCATCATCGATAGCTTTGGAATCTGAGCCTTTGGATCTAAGCATCCAATTCTGATTGGCCAAACCCTTTTGCTAGCTACAAACAACATATGAACCATTCAGCTTTACTAAACCCTCTACGTCATGAAGCGggttctctttttgttttttcaccTCTGCTTCCTAAAAGATCAACTCCTTCCTCTTTACTCACTTCAGCAGGGGAAGGTACTTGACGAGATTCAATCCATCTTTCCAGAATTATTTCAAGCCTATTCTGATAAGAAGAGGAAACACACAAAGCTCCTAACATAAGAGTAAGAGTAGTCTCCACTGTTTGAGTCTCATCACCAAGATAACAAAAGGCTTACCTTGGTTAACGTTTGCAGATTGATATGCTTGAGCCCTTGATAAATGCCAAGGAGATCAATTGTGGAGAAAATCGGATACAGAACAAAAGGTAGACTTGCCTGCAGTCTAGCACATAACAGCAAGTCAGAAGATTCTAAAAACAACTCAAAAACTGAACTAGAATCTCATCTAACCTTTGGTTGTTTTGGAATAGCATGTTTAGAAGAACAGCCAGTAGGAGACCAAGGTTGTCAAAACACACTGTCTGAATCTGAAAAATCCACTAACAAAGTCAGATGTGATACAAACGATAGAGGATATGAGTAGGTTTCTCAAAAGAAAACCTGTGCCTTTGCAGAGACTTCACCGAGGTTATCCGCTACAGCAAAGCTTCGATGCACAGCTGACTGCACACGTGTGAAGCATTGTGAACACCAAAACTCAAAGAGGGAAAGTCAAAACGTTAGGGAAAGCCTTACACCGGTTGCTAAGTAGCAGGAGAGGCTAATTTGTTTAGCAATGTTGGCGATGgaagctaggagaagaaagtaGTGTGGGAATACCGGAGTCATTAACTCAACTCCAATGCTCAGACTGAAGAGTACGGACGTCGAGAACCTAACTCTCTTGAGATTAGTGTCAAAGGCAGAAGCAAGACTTGCAGTGTATATACATCTACATAACCGTCCAAGCCCATCTTTGAGAATCCAATTAAACGCAGCAGATGAAGCAAGTGACCGAGACTGTCCAATCCCTATGGCTCTAAACATAGCCTATAACAACAATGAAACATCAACTCATGTCTGTTCGGTTCCAATCAAAAGTCATGACATTTAGGCAGTAAGTGGTTTACCTGAGTGGCAAGAACCTGAAGGGCAGAGCTGAAAACTCGGTGCAAGAACTTCCATTTGACATAACTTATATAGCTATCACTGACTTGTTTCGGTATAAAGAAGTCGTTAATCAGTTTCAAGAACCCAACGTGTGAAAACGGCGCCGTATCATCATCAACGTCCTCATCAAGGCATACGAGCTCAAAGGAGTCTCCTTTGAGGAAGTACCTAGAAGCTCTGCCGGAGGTTTTGATTACAATCGGGAGCCGACGAGTTACGTTACCGGGCACGACCTCTTTCGAAACTTCTTCTTGCTGGACATCGATGGAGGTTCTCAGGGACTTGGTGGGTGGGGATTTTCTGGGGAAAGTGAAGATTGGGTATCGGGTTGAGGTTGATTTAGATGGGTTGAGGAAAAGACGAGAGCTTGGATTCGATTTCAGAGATGAATGCATTGATTGATGACCTGAGGTATTAAACGGTTTCAAAGGTCCATACAGGTGGGGTTTAGTTAGGGTTTAACACAGGGCAGAGGCAGGGAGGGAGCTTGATGACGATAAATAGGCGCGTGAGGTTGACTCGTTGCTTCTGTCACTAGAGTGTGGCTCTATGCTTGCGGTTTGAACCGACCGATTAcagatttttggtttttgattcgATATTGCAAATCAAATTAACTTAAAATAAGCtaagttatataaaaaaattgaaattatccaaaatttgACTAGAAAAGCTATACAAAAAGAATTCAAGATGCTAGTAAGTATAGTGTGTAAAGaatgacggctagggttttggGAGGCGATTTTCGTACGTTGAGTGAGGGAGGACAGGACGCAACCATGGAGGATATCGGTGGGAAGGAGAGGCCGCCGGGGGATCCACCGGATGTTCCTGGATCATGGGTGAGGAAAGTAGTAGGAAGCAGTGAAGGAGGGATGCCCGTACCAGAGGAAGTTGTTGATGAGAGATTTGTGGAGTCGAGATTGAGTTTGGAGTTCCCGAACGGGGAAGATGGAGAACCGGTGATAACAATAGGAGAGGAAGTGTTGACAGCAATGAATAGCTTGTGGAAGAGGTGCATGATTGTTAGGGTTTTGGGAAGAAATGTTCCAATTCTGAGCTTGAGACGTAAACTCATAGAATTATGGAAGCCTAAAGGGTCGATGTTTGTGATGGATCTCCCAAgacactattttatggtacgtTTTGAGTTAGAGGAAGAGTACATGGCTGCATTATCAGGAGGTCCATGGAGGGCGTTTGGTAGTTACCTTATGGTGCAAGCATGGTCTCCTGAGTTTGATCCGTTGAAGGATGAGATCGTTACGACGCCAGTTTGGGTTCGATTATCTCATATTCCAGTGAACTTCTACCATAAGACGATATTGATGGGCATAGCTAAGGGGCTAGGACGACCAATCAAAGTGGACTTGACAACCTTGAAATTCGAGAGAGCTCGTTATGCGAGAATCTGTGTAGAGGTGAATTTGAATAAGCCTTTAAAGGGGTCAGTGATGGTAAATGGTGAGAGGTACTACGTCTCATATGAGGGAATCTCTGCTATTTGCTCAATGTGTGGTATGTTTGGACATCTTGTCCACGCATGTCCAAAGAATGTTACGGAGCGAGCTCTTGCCCCGGTGCCTAGTCCTACTATGACGCATGCTGGGCCTGAATCCATGGGAAGGGAGACAGAGTTTACTCAGGTGAGACAGGCGAGGAGGAAGCCTGAGCAATCAAGAACTGTAGGGGCTCGATGCGACGTCAGGAGGAGCGGAGTGTGGGGGGAAGGAGAACACGGGAAGTACGTAAGGAGGGAGTGTTGGAGGAAATTAGCGTGTCAAATCGGTTTGGAGGTTTGGAGGATGAGGGGGAGAAGGAGGAGCTTGCGGAGGTTGGTGTGAGAAAGgaaggaaataaagaaaatgagaacACCGGGAACCTAAACTGGGAAGGTCCGAGTAGGGTGCATGAGAAGACTATGACGTTTGTAGCAAATGAGAAGGAAGAGAACCAGGCCTCAATTCGATTGGGACCTAAAGTAAAGAAAGCAAGTAATATGAGAAGTACACAGTCTCAAAAGCCCAAATCAAAACTGATTGGGCCTACACGTGGACTGGTATACGGTCCAACTACAGAAGGGATCGACATGTCTGCTAGTGGAAAGAGACTGAGAGTAGAGAAAGAGAGTATCGGCCGACCGGGTGGAGTCTTCACCGGAGTTAGTGACGTAGAAGGGAAGGAGAGGAATCCCGACCAGGCTGAGGAGCAGAGGAGTATGCAGGTGCAAATTGCACAGATGGAGACCCCCCCGATTGCTACATCATATTCCTGTGTGGAGCAAGTGGGAGAGGCGTTGACGGGTACGGGGGCATAACGATTTGCCCCGGTGATTCTAGGTGTAGACTATAGAAATCTGATGAAGTGCATTTTTTGGAATTGCCGGGGAGCAAATAAACCCCAATTCCGTCGATCGATCCGATATATGGTGAAGAAATTTAATACTGATATACTTGCAGTATTTGAAACGCACGCTAGTGGAGCAGCTGCGGGTAGAATTTGTCAGAGATTGGGGTTTGAGAACTCTTTTAGAGTGGATGCGTGTGGCCAGAGCGGTGGTATGTGGCTTTTATGGAGATCGGAAGTAGGAGAGCTGGAGATTGTTAAGTCTTCTGATCAGTTTATCTATGCTCGAGTAGGAAGTGGGACAGAGGTGATCAATTTGATTGTCGTGTATGCTGCTCCTACGCCGAGTCGTCGAAGTGGTCTATGGACTGCCTTGGGAGAGGTGATTCAAAATGTTGATGGGCCGGTGTTCGTTGGGGGTGATTTCAATACTATTGTGAGATTGGATGAGAGAAGCGGTGGGAATGGGAGACTATCTGAAGATTCACTAATATTTGGAGATTGGATAAATGAGATGTCGCTCATTGATATGGGTTTTAGTGGAAACCAGTATACATGGAAGAGGGGGAAGACAGAAAGTACCTTCGTCGCCAAGAGATTGGATAGAGTTTTATGTTGTGCTCAGTCGAGGCTGAAGTGGCAAGAGGCAAAAGTATCACATCTACCGTTCTTGGCCTCGGATCATGCCCCGTTGTATTTACAACTCACGCCAGAGACCAAAGGGAATGCATGTCGACGCCCTTTCCGGTTTGAGGCAGCATGGCTACAGCATAGTGAGTTCAAAGAGTTGTTGCTAGCCTCGTGGAATCGGGAGATCGACACCAGAGAGGCGCTAGAGCGGCTGGGAGTAAAACTGAAACAATGGAATAAGGAGGTTTTTGGGAATGTTCAAAAGAAGAAGGAGTCCTTGGTTTCGCAGATTACGAAAGTTCAACAACTAATTGATCTGCAACAAACAGAAGAGCTATTGGTAAAAGAAGGTGAGCTTCTGAAGGAGTTTGAAATAGTTCTGGAACAGGAAGAACTTATTTGGTTTCAGAAATCACGGGAGAAATGGGTTACTCACGGGGATAGAAATACCAAATTTTTCCATATGTCAACGATCATTAGGAGAAGGAGGAATAAAGTGGAGATGCTAAAGAATGATGagatgatgttaggagttttcaaggctcctaagacaaatgttgtagtatagaagattgtcgaaccagttctgagggatatcaaagcactgagaatgcaagtactcacttaatctaagtgcaaccaatgatttagatgggttttaaactactactaaactagaaagcaataacagaatgatactttcttgactaagggaaaagagaactcatgggcatagggattagaccttgggtgatcaagtatcgaactaaagatggcaaatgatcaatcaaactatcaaccttaagcctagacacaattctaagcaagctctatgtctagatgaatgctcatttgctaacatatctcaaacatcaaatgtctttggttgaataatatgaaagcaatcattactaacaagtctattagctatcttagcacctttaacaacaaatgtctttggcaaagtatactaaaagcctaggagagttgtctcaggcatttcatcaaacaccttttgggtgggaaatgtctattgatcaacttttgagtggccaactcagaagatgcattatgaatactctactagcaaggaacaagaatgatctacactaaaacatcctagaactaacctaatcacccttaatctccctaacccatgaattcaaaaggtgattactcactaatctccatgattcctcttaaacccatattggatttcagattaaccatgtagagaaatagataagaaatcaacaagaacacaagatgaaagcaatgaaatctgaatcaaaagaggtttttttactagttcttctctagaaaagagattattttgcctccaatggcttacaaaagtacttaacttaggtttagaaagtgtaaaacatcaaaacaaatgaccaaaaggtccctgaaataacataaaaatcgtccaagcaaaacacccggagtgacctagcatagtcgctccagGAGGTCACTCCCGACGCGTTTTTTCGTGTCTCGGCGCGTCAAAACGCGAgtgacttgagctggtcgctctggctggtcgctctggctgggagtgacttgagctagtcgctctggctggtcgctctggctgggagcgacctcggtaggtcgctctgagaggtcactctgcgatgctcgaccaggatggatatgcctctagtaaattgatcataactccttcattacatctccaaatgacttgaaaccacttccattagaaagctaactcaattttctgtgtctccacaaaatcttagcaacaggagatttctctaaaggctccatccatgctcatctttcacctccttttggatcacaatgctcccaaaatctcaaatcactccatggcacactccaacacctaataaggacaatgaatgcaaaatgcaacctagacatggctaaatcctaatctatatgatgaaaatgctcatggatgaatggataaaacaatgtaaatatgcaagatatcaactcccccaaacttgttcttttacttgtccacaagtgaactttctagaactcatagggagagaggttgaaggtgggagcacatagccaaaagaaacacaactagcacactctcttattacactctagcttctctaggcctatctcaactctttttgctcttacactcatcatcaagcatccacacattcaaatcaaccaactctcacattcattaagcacaaaacattaggtgaattcttgcaaatggtcagttggtccaaatcatttggttgggtaagagaaggtttttattcaagtgattcaagaggttcaaaacatatgatctttaaggtggtttactctcgaaacaagtagacttgacattgcacataatatatctaagaaagggaccaactcatgcatacaatgctcaatctccattgttctacccttttcccaaacatacaattacacaatcattcccaaatgtcaaacccaactcacatctctcaccaaaagatcctaagaactttaactccttctccttgaaatctacaagggatttttttCAGAACCTCAAAAtatttcttagctcctaacaactttgctagcccctttttcttttcttttttttttttttcttttctctttttttttcgtttttttttttttttttttttttttttttttttttaggctgggggccaagactttcaaaacttgagctagaggcttctctacttatcccaataaaacaattcacttaagcacaaagagtctattcttttcctttttcatttctcccaaatcataatcacaacactcacccccacctatagctagacaatagagtgcccaatctagcaagaatgaagatcaagcattgtcgttcccgatactctcaacattatgcacatgtaagactttccgaaaaaggcctcactcatcaaacaatgaaagcttaaaaggagggaaaggttttgggagtggtctaccactagagtttgtcaaaaaagattgaaaagatatgacaactcaagtgtgtatagccatgactcagtacacaagggaccatgagcaagaagcattaagttcgttcagttcaaataaggttgtagttggcttcaaagactgagtttcagcaatcaacaagtttcaggaagagttttcaaggctcgaaacatacaagtctttttgagaggtgcaaaagctactcaggtgcaacgtagtgttctttacaaggcatttaaaatcattgctcccaatgcaagtgaatgcaacctatatgctctagactctcctagaaatgcaaatgatgcaaactaaatgattgttttttttttttttttttttttaatatgcaaataggtatgcaatgcatgactcaatgaaacaacatcaaagcaaacatgatcaaatacttggtacctcccccaaacttgagttacacagtctctgtgttgtcaagtagagagagataccgaaaagaagactaatatgcaaaaatgaaatggtatatacaagggagtgtggtgggttaccttctatagggaatgagtagagggagatgctcccttctcgtcgtcctcaggtggtaactcttcaagatgctcatcagcaggagtgcccatctcttcaatgtagaaggcttgcccgaacacagttggtttcctcattttccccttgatgtcaaagtggaggatgttctctttacccaaatggagatcaatcgtgccttccttcacattaacaatagctcctgctgtagctaagaatggtcttcctagaatcaatggatcttgagcctcctcacccatctcaagcaccacaaaatctgtaggtatctcataccttccaatcttcacagggaggtcctctaagatgcccacagggtacttcactgaacgatcagctaacaccagagagagtctacacttcttgtactgagtgaatccaagcttctttgcaacagacaaaggcatcaagctgacactagctcccaaatcgcagagacttttctcaaataccataggtccaagagcacaaggtagtgtgaagcttcctggatcctctaatttctctggaacatcaagcctctggatgatggcattgcactcatgggtaagaatcatcatgccttccatctccttcttctttgcagctacaacatctttcaggaaattgttgtattgaggaatcaacatgaaagcatcgatgatgggcattgcaacctgagcttcactcatttgcttctcaaacagagctttgtacttctctagcagctgcttcttgaatctaccagggaatggaagtttgggttcatagggaggaggaacaaaagaactttcacttgctggagtaacaacttcaccatcctttactgtcttcttctcttccccaacctttcctttacctttggcttccactatcttttccaagatctcgtcattgatcttctcatcaacaatcaccacttcatcatctatgttgatggcaaccccctcacctagtttctcagcatccttggtgagggttttaggaggtaactgcttaccactcctaagggtgatagctttggcctccttggggttttggtcagactttccaggtagagatccttgctggcgattctggtgagtgttcatggaagcaaactgattctctaaattcctgact is from Brassica napus cultivar Da-Ae chromosome A4, Da-Ae, whole genome shotgun sequence and encodes:
- the LOC106446471 gene encoding protein root UVB sensitive 4, which translates into the protein MHSSLKSNPSSRLFLNPSKSTSTRYPIFTFPRKSPPTKSLRTSIDVQQEEVSKEVVPGNVTRRLPIVIKTSGRASRYFLKGDSFELVCLDEDVDDDTAPFSHVGFLKLINDFFIPKQVSDSYISYVKWKFLHRVFSSALQVLATQAMFRAIGIGQSRSLASSAAFNWILKDGLGRLCRCIYTASLASAFDTNLKRVRFSTSVLFSLSIGVELMTPVFPHYFLLLASIANIAKQISLSCYLATGSAVHRSFAVADNLGEVSAKAQIQTVCFDNLGLLLAVLLNMLFQNNQRLQASLPFVLYPIFSTIDLLGIYQGLKHINLQTLTKNRLEIILERWIESRQVPSPAEVSKEEGVDLLGSRASKRVWPIRIGCLDPKAQIPKLSMMAMQSLCNDDGYFITLELSPQVFRRRPRPGIVICLREAANSVEVITSLLQTCYIRKAFVTNRLKRRDDLTLQDWSLLVGESKLAARDDFTELYKQMQEQGWIVKNVLLSAEEQVRYIFDQHQSLTL
- the LOC125607999 gene encoding uncharacterized protein LOC125607999 translates to MEDIGGKERPPGDPPDVPGSWVRKVVGSSEGGMPVPEEVVDERFVESRLSLEFPNGEDGEPVITIGEEVLTAMNSLWKRCMIVRVLGRNVPILSLRRKLIELWKPKGSMFVMDLPRHYFMVRFELEEEYMAALSGGPWRAFGSYLMVQAWSPEFDPLKDEIVTTPVWVRLSHIPVNFYHKTILMGIAKGLGRPIKVDLTTLKFERARYARICVEVNLNKPLKGSVMVNGERYYVSYEGISAICSMCGMFGHLVHACPKNVTERALAPVPSPTMTHAGPESMGRETEFTQVRQARRKPEQSRTVGARCDVRRSGVWGEGEHGKYVRRECWRKLACQIGLEVWRMRGRRRSLRRLV